DNA from Arvicola amphibius chromosome 13, mArvAmp1.2, whole genome shotgun sequence:
TAGAGTTTATGTGGAGCCAAATCTTGTCCCTTTGAGCACAGGAGCACAAACTCAGGGACACCGTAGACAGGAGAGGGAAGTGCAGTGAGCTTCTCTGAGGGGCAAGCAGCCATTGGTAACCTGGGTGGTTAACAGAAGCAGGGACTGTGGTTTGGTGAGGATTGTTCCTGAAGCGTTCCTGTGTTAGATGCTCTTCGGGGTCTCAGTGATGaagaacctttaagaggtgaggACTGGTGAGAGGTGGTTAGGTTCCTGGTGCTGCTGATCCTGAAAGGGGCAATGCTGGTTCCACAGAGAAGTTGGCTCTCACAGAAACAGGCTGTTCTAAAAGAGCAAAGCTTTCTCCTTCTTCGGTCTCTAGCTTCTTGTCTTGGTCTATGTGCCTCTCTTGTGCACCATGATGTCTATGATGTTGGGACCCAGCTGAAGAAGCCTCATCACAGGCTGAACTGATGGAGTTTCTCAGTGTATTAGCTTCTCTTCTGTGGCTATGATAAAACACATGACCAGAAGAAACTGATATCAtgaagagtttattggggtttGTAGCTCCAGAGGGGATAGAGTCCATCACTGTGGAGAGGCAAAGCAGCGAGTGTTGTGCCTAAGTCTCGAGACCCCCAAGAAGACCACCACttccaaatgcaaaagcaaggtttccTTTATTATGTACAGGCTAGCATAGGTCCCTGACAGCAGATGGAGGGAAAAGAACCCCATCTACTATTGTAAGGCGTTTATAAGtacaaaaaccacaaagctaTCACAAGATTACAGTCTCAAAATACAGAATTACTCATCCTATAATTGGATTATAATTGGCTAAAGGTGAGGTAAAGCTTATTATTCTCTGATAGCTGTCATtgccgggggggggggttgttcaCCCATAACAACTGTCCCTGGTCACGTCTCTGGGACATCTGTTGACTCTGCTAACTACAGGGGCTGCTGGAAACGTATCTGATTAGCCCATTGTTGCTCAGTCGATAGGGGAAGTTAGGTGGGCAGCAGTTTTGTGTGACTTGGGTTTTCCCCTTTAGCTAAGACTTTCTCTAGAAGGGGGCTTTTCTTGGGGGTTGGGGCGAAGCTCAAAGTCCCACAAAGTCCCAGCACCAAAATGGAATCTTTTCTGACCTCACAGAAGCAGAGGGTGCGGCtgaaggagcaggaagctgagaactcacatttTCAGCCACCAGCATGAAACAGGGAGGTCAAACTGGAAGTGACATGAGGCTTTTAATGTCAAAGTCTGCCCTCAGTGAGGTACTTCCCCCAGCAAGGCTGAACCACCCGAACCTCCCCAAATAACACCAACCAGCTGCAGACAAGTGCTCAAAGGCCCGCGACTGTGGCGGCTCCTCACTCTGACACCAAACCCAAATGAAATACCAACCCGAGCATGGGTTTTCAGTCTCCCAAATGTGAGCTAAATCAACCTTTTCTTTATAAACGCCTAGCTCTAGGAATTTTATAGCAACAGCAACGTCACCAATACAGTGGGCCTCCTTGAGCTTGTGACTTTTCTGTTGAATGTAATTCAGTAAAACCAAAGGAGTCTAGGAAAGCTTGTAGGAGTGTTCATGATAAACATGGTAGTTTTCTTCCTGCCtgacttagagaagaaagagtctAAAGACCTGGGAAACATTGCTTGCCCAGTGCTTGACAAGGATCAGGATTCTCGCGTCCCCTAAGGGAGTTTATGTTTCACTGTAGTTATTACAGCTTCCGAGGAGGCACTGATGGAGGGTCACTAAATAGGCTATCAGGGACCTGTAAATGTGCTGACGAAGAACATGGAAGAAACATGTAATAGAGCTGCTGCCACAGAGATGCTTGCCGCCTAACTGATGTCGTATGTAAACAAATCCATCAAAGGCTAATTGGATAATGTGTATGTGTTGCAGTGCAGTTCCGGACCTGAAACTTTTGAAGCCTGTGCTTTTTGGAACTTGGAACTTTTTGGATTTCCAAAAGCAAAGTGTAGGGGCCAGAGAgtttgctcagtggctaagagcacttgctgctcttccagggaacccaaaATGAATGCTTCTTCCTTCTAAGTTAGTTCTCAGGTCTTTTATGACAGTAATAGAAAGCTGGCTAGCATCTAATTGAAGTGTCATAAGCAGAGGCAGGGTATTAGGAAAGTGTGGATCTGGGATCAGTTAGAATGACTAACAAGctatggtccagctagtccaacaatggttgtCTACCAATAGAAAGTCTAAGAATTCAGTAGTTGTTcaatccatgaggctggatgtctcagccagTCGTCAATGTACAATGGAACCTCgaagaagtagactctaatgccagtgaagtaATGAACTTGCCAGAAAGAGTAAGGAGCAGCCAGCAAAGAGAGCTTCCTGTTTCCATGTCCTTTGTCTGGGCTGCACCATAATATGTGGCACAGATCAAAggtagatcttcccacctcaaaagatccagattaaagaccatttcaaattatttaactATGAAAAAACCCTCACGGGTGTACCCAGCTGCTTGGGATgtagttaatttcagatgtagtcgagttgacaaccaagaacagctgtttctaccttccttcctccctccctttcttacttcctcccttccttccttccttccttccttccttccttccttcctccctgtcttcctttctttccatctaaTATCTAACTACCCATGCCAGATTCAGTCTATGACACCAACATCTGCTTACCCAATATAGCCCAGTTAACATATATTAGCTGATTGAGTGGCTCAAAAAAATCTGGAGAAACAAGGACCCCCAcaaaaaaaaggtagaagaaaaggaaaacacagaaaactataagagaagaaagaaacaaaggaaaaagagttGTGAAAAATAGGAGcggaaaggggaggggaacagGGAGAAAAAGTGGGTCCTTACCCAGGCACTGGTTCCTCTTGCACCACCTTGTCAGCAGGCTCTATAATTTTCCAGCCTAACCATGTGACTTTCAGACACAGTCCTAGATAGAATCATTTTAATTGCATCTGAGAAGTGCATTATCCTGCCCAGAACAATGTGATTACCCAGGAGTCTGTGATTACCACAGAGGCCCCgtgagggtagaagggaggaaaATGGGTAAAGGATGCATCAAACTTGTCTACTCTATGCCCAAGTTTTCCTCAGTCCAGGGATCAGGCTGATGACCACGGCTAAGGTAGGGACTATCTACAGCTCGGCCTTTGAAGGGCAGCTTGAAGACATCTCGGAGAAACTAGGCATTATGTTGCCATTTCTGACCCCCAGAACAAAATGCCAGTTGGACAACCCCTAACGCAgagaataattatattttcagaaGACAAAGATTCATCCTCTCTTCCCAGGACTTCTCTACAGCGCACCCTAGTGGGGGCAGAAGCATCAGCAAATGGGAatgcaaagggaaggaaaaggcgTGAGCCATCAGTTAACCTCCAGCAGCTTCGTGTCATTGCATGTTATGATAATGACCTTTTCCATTATATAACTCAGATAGTGGCAGTTGGGAGTGACTTGGCCTGGTTTGGACAACTTGCACAATGTCAGATCGAAAGGACGGGGGCTTTTGTGGCATTTGAGCCCCTTGAGGTTACAGGTAACCACGGGGCTGTCACAGACTGCCTTGACTGTGCTCGGCTCTTCGTGGATGAATGTGTATTGATTTATGCAGCTGCGGTTATGCTCCTTCATCTTGGGGGCCATCATAGTGTTACAGTCCCTGGGGCTCAGGTCAAACCTGAGGTAGTCCTGTTTGCTCTGAAGCAGCATCCTGCTTCCTTCAACTTCATCTTCACCGaggacagcctcttctggccagACAGGCTGTGCCATTTCTTTGTAGCCCAGCACCAGGGCTTCTGTGGTCCTTTTACCTTCTCCCTCTTCAGTGGCCTCAGCTGTGCCCTCGGAGCCACCAGGCCAGAACTCACTCAGTGGCTGATCCTGGCCCTCCAGGACCGCAGTAGCCATGTTAAGGCCGAGGCCcaggcccagccccagccctagcagcaacagcagcaccaTAAACAGCGTGTGTACCACAGTCACTTTCATTCTGcctggggaagaggggaaaatGAAGGCATGATGTATACATGAACTCTGACACGTGCCTCAGGTCCTCCACCCAATCCACCCACCCAAGGCAATGAATCTCTTTCTTGAGTATTTCTTTTGCCTCTCCTCACCAAATTCCCCTTTCCTGTGTAAAAGATGTGGGTCTTGAGAATTGGAAGGTGACCGGTAGAAATGGTCTTAAACAGATTTGCATCTGAGGAATCAGTAAGGGAACTTGATACTGCTCCGTCCTTTCTCGCCTTGCACCCGCTAAGCCAGAGCTCTCCCTCTGAGTCTAGCCCCAGCGCACACCAgtcaattcttttttgtttgtttgtttgtttgttttttgagacagggttttcctgtagtttctagagcctgtcctggaattagctcttgtagtccaggctggcctcgaactcagagatccgcctgcctctgcctcccgagtgctgggattaaaggcgtgcgccaccaccgcccggctcagtcaATTCTTAAACAGAAACGACTTCCTAATCACCAAAGAGGAT
Protein-coding regions in this window:
- the Rnase10 gene encoding inactive ribonuclease-like protein 10, yielding METGFWELLTEKKAIAGQNQGHRKSQDYLKLLTSIGRMKVTVVHTLFMVLLLLLGLGLGLGLGLNMATAVLEGQDQPLSEFWPGGSEGTAEATEEGEGKRTTEALVLGYKEMAQPVWPEEAVLGEDEVEGSRMLLQSKQDYLRFDLSPRDCNTMMAPKMKEHNRSCINQYTFIHEEPSTVKAVCDSPVVTCNLKGLKCHKSPRPFDLTLCKLSKPGQVTPNCHYLSYIMEKVIIITCNDTKLLEVN